One window from the genome of Anolis sagrei isolate rAnoSag1 chromosome 4, rAnoSag1.mat, whole genome shotgun sequence encodes:
- the LOC132772822 gene encoding epidermal retinol dehydrogenase 2-like gives MALNFARLHTILVLWDIDEEGNKKTAELVKANGAIAVYAYKCDVRIREEIYAVADQVKEEVGDVDILINNAGIYNRRNFFKLSDSDMEETIQVDTKAHFWTCKAFLPAMLAQNQGHLVTIASAASLSGDKYITDYSASKFASFGFLESLAFELWAVGKKGIKTTIVCPGYVDTTLIIGVKTARPFLVPIMDVGFVSRKIVDAILKEKLYVVLPPFTRLITLKM, from the exons ATGGCATTAAATTTTGCACGTCTTCACACGATTCTTGTTCTCTGGGACATTGATGAGGAAGGTAACAAAAAAACAGCAGAGCTTGTCAAAGCCAATGGGGCTATAGCCGTTTATGCCTACAAGTGTGATGTGCGCATAAGGGAAGAAATCTATGCAGTGGCAGATCAG GTTAAAGAAGAAGTGGGAGATGTAGATATTCTAATAAATAATGCAGGGATATATAATCGAAGGAATTTCTTCAAACTTTCCGATTCTGATATGGAAGAAACAATACAAGTCGACACTAAAGCACATTTCTGG ACCTGCAAAGCTTTTTTGCCAGCTATGTTAGCCCAGAACCAGGGACATTTGGTTACAATTGCGAGTGCAGCATCGCTAAGTGGGGACAAGTACATCACAG ACTATTCTGCAAGTAAATTTGCATCGTTTGGCTTTCTGGAATCgcttgcttttgaattgtgggcTGTTGGAAAGAAAGGCATTAAAACCACAATTGTCTGTCCTGGTTACGTGGATACAACATTAATTATTGGTGTAAAAACAGC GAGGCCATTTCTTGTTCCTATCATGGATGTAGGCTTTGTGAGCCGGAAGATTGTGGATGCTATTCTGAAAGAGAAACTTTATGTGGTTTTGCCACCTTTTACGCGACTAATTACTCTCAAAATGTAA